A genomic window from Streptomyces mirabilis includes:
- a CDS encoding sugar phosphate isomerase/epimerase family protein, translated as MTPTPHRTNPRPQATNAHPLRFGYGTNGLADLRLDDALALLADLGYDGVGLTLDHMHLDPLAPDVAARTRKAARRLETLGLGVTVETGARYVLDPRRKHGPSLLDPDPTDRARRVDLLIRAVRIAADLGAHAVHCFSGVRPADPTHLADPAHLADPADPADPAATADPAEDTAWKRLAETLTPVLDAATHAGVPLAVEPEPGHLLATLADFHHLRRMLGDPPALGLTLDIGHCQCLEPLPPADCVRAAAPWLRHVQIEDMRRGHHEHLPFGDGEIDFPPVLEALAATGYPALTVVELPRHSHAGPHFAAQSLPFLHRAARAIPAGAEGSTP; from the coding sequence ATGACCCCGACACCCCACCGCACGAACCCCCGGCCCCAGGCCACGAACGCCCACCCCCTCCGCTTCGGCTACGGCACCAACGGTCTCGCCGACCTCCGCCTCGACGACGCCCTCGCCCTCCTCGCGGACCTCGGCTACGACGGCGTCGGCCTGACCCTCGACCACATGCACCTGGACCCCCTGGCCCCGGACGTCGCCGCCCGCACCCGGAAGGCGGCCCGCAGGCTGGAGACCCTCGGACTCGGCGTCACCGTCGAGACCGGCGCCCGCTATGTGCTCGATCCGCGCCGCAAGCACGGCCCCTCGCTCCTCGACCCGGACCCGACCGACCGGGCCCGCCGCGTCGACCTCCTCATCCGCGCCGTCCGCATCGCCGCCGACCTCGGCGCCCACGCCGTCCACTGCTTCAGCGGAGTACGCCCGGCCGACCCGACCCACCTGGCCGACCCAGCCCACCTGGCCGACCCAGCCGACCCGGCCGATCCCGCCGCCACGGCCGACCCCGCCGAGGACACCGCCTGGAAGCGCCTCGCCGAGACACTCACCCCCGTGCTGGACGCGGCCACCCACGCCGGTGTCCCGCTCGCCGTCGAACCCGAACCAGGTCATCTCCTCGCCACCCTCGCCGACTTCCACCACCTGCGCCGCATGCTCGGCGACCCGCCCGCCCTCGGCCTCACCCTCGACATCGGCCACTGCCAGTGCCTGGAACCCCTGCCACCCGCCGACTGCGTCCGTGCCGCCGCCCCCTGGCTGCGGCACGTCCAGATCGAGGACATGCGCCGAGGCCACCACGAACACCTCCCGTTCGGGGACGGGGAGATCGACTTCCCGCCCGTACTCGAAGCCCTGGCCGCCACCGGCTATCCGGCGCTGACCGTCGTCGAACTGCCCCGCCACTCCCACGCGGGACCCCACTTCGCCGCACAGTCCCTCCCGTTCCTCCACCGCGCGGCCCGGGCGATCCCCGCAGGCGCCGAAGGGAGCACCCCGTGA
- a CDS encoding EboA domain-containing protein, whose amino-acid sequence MNHHPHAPRGSTANHPADPALAALHARLNTSLNPPARAWLDQALDEAADHPGTHGPISVWELRIAEAGRRCGPEHADAARVLLLHAARADPDALARVYRQGTAAERRAVLHALPHLVPGPDALPLVEDALRTNDTRLVAAALGPYAARHLDAHTWRHAVLKCLFTGVPVDVVADLARRAHADAELARMLGDYARERTAADRPVPEDLHRVLALTEPTATPAGPCGTSRTSGKES is encoded by the coding sequence GTGAACCACCACCCGCACGCACCCCGCGGCAGCACGGCGAACCACCCGGCCGACCCCGCTCTCGCCGCCCTGCACGCCCGCCTGAACACCTCCCTCAACCCGCCCGCCCGCGCCTGGCTGGACCAGGCCCTCGACGAGGCCGCCGACCACCCCGGCACCCACGGACCCATCTCCGTCTGGGAGTTGCGCATCGCCGAGGCGGGCCGCCGCTGTGGCCCCGAGCACGCCGACGCCGCCCGCGTGCTCCTCCTGCACGCCGCCCGCGCCGACCCGGACGCACTCGCCCGCGTGTACCGGCAGGGCACGGCCGCCGAACGCCGAGCCGTCCTGCACGCCCTGCCCCACCTCGTGCCCGGCCCCGACGCGCTGCCCCTCGTCGAGGACGCCCTGCGCACCAACGACACCCGACTCGTCGCCGCCGCCCTCGGCCCGTACGCCGCCCGCCACCTGGACGCCCACACCTGGCGGCACGCCGTCCTCAAATGCCTGTTCACCGGCGTACCCGTGGACGTCGTGGCCGACCTGGCGCGGCGCGCCCACGCGGACGCCGAACTCGCCCGGATGCTCGGCGACTACGCGCGGGAACGCACCGCCGCGGACCGTCCCGTCCCCGAGGACCTGCACCGCGTCCTGGCCCTGACCGAGCCCACCGCCACCCCCGCAGGCCCGTGCGGTACCTCCCGCACATCCGGCAAGGAGTCCTGA
- a CDS encoding TatD family hydrolase, with product MRIFDPHIHMTSRTTDDYEAMHTAGVRALVEPSFWLGQPRTSVASFLDYFDSLLGWEPFRAAQYGIAHHCALALNPKEANDPRCVPVLDELPRYLVKDQVVAVGEIGYDSMTPAEDIALAAQLQLAADHELPALVHTPHRDKQAGLRRTLEVVRESALSPDRVLVDHLNENTVKEAKDSGCWLGFSVYPDTKMDEERMVAVLAEYGPERVLVNSAADWGRSDPLKTRRVADALLAAGFTADDVDRVLWRNPVAFYGLSGRLSLDVTTPDVTHEGNSVLRGGE from the coding sequence ATGCGCATCTTCGACCCCCACATCCATATGACGTCACGGACCACCGACGACTACGAGGCCATGCACACCGCGGGTGTCCGCGCCCTCGTCGAGCCCTCCTTCTGGCTCGGCCAGCCCCGCACCTCGGTCGCCTCCTTCCTCGACTACTTCGACTCCCTCCTCGGCTGGGAACCCTTCCGCGCCGCCCAGTACGGCATCGCCCACCACTGCGCGCTCGCCCTCAACCCCAAGGAGGCGAACGACCCCCGCTGTGTCCCCGTCCTCGACGAACTGCCCCGCTATCTCGTCAAGGACCAGGTCGTGGCCGTGGGCGAGATCGGCTACGACTCGATGACCCCCGCCGAGGACATCGCCCTCGCCGCACAGCTGCAACTCGCCGCCGACCACGAGCTCCCCGCGCTCGTCCACACCCCGCACCGCGACAAGCAGGCCGGCCTGCGCCGCACCCTCGAGGTCGTCCGGGAGTCCGCCCTGTCCCCGGACCGCGTCCTGGTCGACCACCTCAACGAGAACACCGTCAAGGAGGCCAAGGACAGCGGCTGCTGGCTGGGATTCTCCGTCTATCCCGACACCAAGATGGACGAGGAACGCATGGTCGCCGTCCTGGCGGAGTACGGGCCGGAGCGGGTGCTCGTCAACTCGGCCGCGGACTGGGGCAGAAGCGACCCCCTCAAGACCCGCCGCGTCGCCGATGCCCTGCTGGCCGCCGGGTTCACCGCGGACGACGTCGACCGGGTGCTGTGGCGCAACCCCGTCGCCTTCTACGGCCTCAGCGGCCGGCTGAGCCTCGACGTCACGACCCCCGACGTCACCCACGAAGGCAACTCCGTCCTGCGCGGCGGGGAGTGA
- the eboE gene encoding metabolite traffic protein EboE, with translation MRFRHPDGSTVHLAYCTNVHPAETLDGVLAQLRDHCEPVRRRLGRDRLGIGLWLARDAAHALVTDPSALRGLRTELEHRGLEVVTLNGFPYEGFGAEEVKYRVYQPDWADPERLAHTTDLARVLAQLLPDDVTEGSISTLPLAWRTAYDQERATAAHTALTTLAERLDALHELTGRSLRIGLEPEPGCTVETTRDALAPLTAIGHDRIGICVDTCHLATSFEDPHTALDALAQARVPIVKSQLSAALHAEHPHLPEVRAALAAFDEPRFLHQTRTLTAAGLRGTDDLGEALAGDALPDASPWRAHFHVPLHAAPATPLTSTLPVLRAALTRLVGGPHPLTHHLEVETYTWQALPPELRPRARAQLADGIAAELTLARDLLTDLGLKELP, from the coding sequence ATGCGCTTCCGCCATCCCGACGGCTCCACCGTCCACCTCGCCTACTGCACCAACGTCCACCCGGCCGAAACCCTCGACGGCGTCCTCGCCCAACTCCGCGACCACTGCGAACCCGTCCGCCGCCGCCTCGGCCGCGACCGCCTCGGCATCGGCCTGTGGCTGGCCAGGGACGCCGCCCATGCCCTCGTCACCGACCCCTCCGCGCTGCGCGGCCTGCGCACCGAACTCGAACACCGCGGCCTCGAAGTCGTCACCCTCAACGGCTTCCCCTACGAAGGCTTCGGCGCCGAAGAGGTCAAGTACCGCGTCTACCAGCCGGACTGGGCCGACCCCGAACGCCTCGCCCACACCACCGACCTGGCCCGAGTCCTCGCCCAGCTCCTGCCCGACGACGTCACCGAAGGCAGCATCTCCACCCTGCCTCTCGCCTGGCGCACCGCATACGACCAGGAGCGGGCGACGGCCGCGCACACCGCGCTGACCACGCTCGCCGAACGCCTCGACGCCCTCCACGAACTCACCGGCCGCTCCCTGCGCATCGGCCTGGAACCGGAACCCGGCTGCACCGTCGAGACGACCCGTGACGCCCTCGCCCCGCTCACCGCGATCGGTCACGACCGCATCGGCATCTGCGTCGACACCTGCCATCTCGCCACCTCCTTCGAAGACCCGCACACCGCCCTGGACGCGCTCGCACAAGCCCGCGTCCCCATCGTCAAATCCCAGCTCTCAGCCGCCCTGCACGCCGAACACCCCCATCTCCCCGAAGTCCGCGCGGCCCTCGCCGCCTTCGACGAACCCCGCTTCCTGCACCAGACCCGCACCCTCACCGCCGCGGGCCTGCGCGGCACCGACGACCTCGGCGAGGCCCTCGCCGGCGACGCCCTGCCCGACGCCTCCCCGTGGCGCGCCCACTTCCACGTCCCGCTGCACGCGGCCCCCGCCACACCCCTCACCTCCACACTCCCCGTCCTGCGGGCCGCACTGACCCGCCTCGTCGGCGGCCCACACCCCCTCACCCACCACCTGGAGGTCGAGACCTACACCTGGCAGGCCCTCCCGCCGGAGCTGCGCCCCCGAGCCCGCGCCCAGCTCGCCGACGGCATCGCCGCCGAACTCACCCTCGCCCGGGACCTGTTGACAGACCTCGGCCTCAAGGAGCTGCCGTGA
- a CDS encoding alkaline phosphatase family protein produces MTPPPQEPADPTPLLVLDVVGLTPRLLDHMPHLKALGQSGFRAPLGTVLPAVTCAAQSTFLTGTHPSEHGIVGNGWYFRELGDVLLWRQHNGLVSGDKLWDAARRAHPGYTVANICWWYAMGADTDITVTPRPVYYADGRKEPDCYTRPPALHDELTEKFGTFPLFHFWGPGADLVSSRWIIDATRHINRTRRPDLTLCYLPHLDYDLQRFGPDDPRSLQAAADLDAAMAPLLDDAKAEGRTVVALSEYGITRADRPVDINRALRRAGLLEVHTQDGMEYLDPMTSRAFAVADHQIAHVYVRRPEDLEATKAALADLPGIERLLDDEGKKTHHLDHPRSGELVAVAEPDAWFTYYYWLDDARAPDFAQLVEIHRKPGYDPVELFMDPLDPYVKVKAATALARKKLGLRYRMAVVPLDPSPIRGSHGRLPTSDDEGPLLICSTPHTAPGRIAATEVKSLLLDLAGLT; encoded by the coding sequence GTGACCCCACCACCACAGGAGCCGGCCGACCCCACTCCTCTCCTCGTCCTGGACGTCGTCGGCCTCACCCCCCGTCTCCTCGACCACATGCCCCACCTCAAGGCCCTCGGCCAGTCCGGTTTCCGCGCCCCGCTCGGCACCGTCCTGCCCGCCGTCACCTGCGCCGCCCAGTCCACCTTCCTCACCGGCACCCACCCTTCCGAGCACGGCATCGTCGGCAACGGCTGGTACTTCCGCGAGCTCGGCGACGTACTGCTGTGGCGGCAGCACAACGGCCTGGTCTCCGGCGACAAGCTGTGGGACGCCGCCCGGCGCGCGCATCCCGGCTACACGGTCGCCAATATCTGCTGGTGGTACGCCATGGGCGCCGACACCGACATCACCGTCACTCCCCGTCCCGTCTACTACGCCGACGGCCGCAAGGAACCCGACTGCTACACCCGGCCCCCGGCCCTGCACGACGAACTCACCGAGAAATTCGGCACGTTCCCCCTGTTTCACTTCTGGGGTCCCGGCGCCGACCTCGTCTCCAGCCGCTGGATCATCGACGCGACCCGCCACATCAACCGCACCCGCCGGCCGGACCTGACCCTCTGCTACCTCCCTCATCTCGACTACGACCTCCAGCGCTTCGGCCCCGACGACCCGCGCTCCCTCCAGGCGGCCGCGGACCTCGACGCGGCGATGGCTCCCCTCCTCGACGACGCGAAGGCGGAAGGCCGCACCGTCGTCGCGCTCTCCGAGTACGGCATCACCCGCGCGGACCGCCCCGTCGACATCAACCGCGCCCTGCGCCGCGCCGGACTCCTCGAAGTGCACACGCAGGACGGCATGGAGTACCTCGACCCGATGACCTCCCGAGCCTTCGCGGTCGCCGACCACCAGATCGCCCATGTCTACGTGCGCCGCCCTGAGGACCTGGAAGCCACCAAGGCAGCCCTCGCCGACCTGCCCGGCATCGAGCGGCTCCTCGACGACGAGGGCAAGAAGACCCACCACCTCGACCATCCGCGCTCCGGCGAACTCGTCGCCGTCGCGGAGCCGGACGCCTGGTTCACGTACTACTACTGGCTCGACGACGCCCGCGCGCCCGACTTCGCGCAGCTCGTCGAGATCCACCGCAAACCCGGCTACGACCCGGTCGAACTCTTCATGGATCCCCTCGACCCCTACGTCAAGGTGAAGGCGGCCACGGCACTGGCCCGCAAGAAGCTCGGCCTGCGCTACCGCATGGCGGTCGTGCCGCTGGACCCCTCACCTATTCGCGGCAGCCACGGCCGCCTTCCCACGAGCGACGACGAAGGTCCGCTCCTCATCTGCTCCACCCCCCACACCGCTCCCGGCCGCATCGCGGCCACCGAAGTGAAATCCCTGCTGCTCGACCTGGCCGGCCTCACCTGA
- a CDS encoding sugar phosphate isomerase/epimerase family protein has product MTAFHDEPATGEALRRALGLNRRRFLSTCTAVATAAIAAPVLGASPALAQDRGRGHDEDPGHGGDVLVPANKRGIILYTVRDATGRDPLATDLPSGFREVFKQLSRFGYRQVEFAGYGQHANAPGGASLESVQGAKLLRSWLDEYGLRAQGNHGFIPPSWPLTTADLDTFKKHLEIANILGMAHMGTGGDPTGSAYRADWDVAADKWNALGEIARREGLKLYTHNHDAAYGFLLDGGPLDAQGNPTRSSGIRKLEYFLKITDPKVVWLEMDIFWAHVAQYKFHTYTAHDGSTQEKVFDPAGLVVRNNKRYPLFHAKDGVVNTTNGMGYDMVPFGTGVIDYTTFFSRVGDRNYHNPMVEQDNAPSATDPGQSLTHAKIGYDNLAALRKRRH; this is encoded by the coding sequence GTGACCGCCTTCCACGACGAACCCGCGACCGGCGAAGCCCTGCGCCGCGCTCTCGGCCTCAACCGCCGCCGTTTTCTGAGCACCTGCACCGCCGTCGCGACCGCGGCGATCGCGGCACCCGTCCTCGGTGCCTCGCCCGCCCTGGCCCAGGACCGGGGCAGAGGCCACGACGAGGACCCTGGCCACGGCGGTGACGTCCTCGTCCCCGCGAACAAGCGCGGCATCATCCTCTACACCGTCCGGGACGCCACGGGCCGCGACCCGCTCGCCACCGACCTCCCCTCCGGATTCCGCGAGGTCTTCAAGCAGCTCTCACGCTTCGGCTACCGGCAGGTGGAGTTCGCCGGATACGGCCAGCACGCCAACGCTCCCGGCGGCGCGAGCCTGGAGTCCGTGCAGGGCGCCAAGCTGCTGCGTTCCTGGCTCGACGAGTACGGGCTGCGAGCGCAGGGCAACCACGGCTTCATACCCCCGTCCTGGCCCCTCACCACGGCCGACCTGGACACCTTCAAGAAGCACCTGGAGATCGCCAACATCCTCGGCATGGCGCACATGGGCACCGGTGGCGACCCCACCGGCAGCGCCTACCGCGCCGACTGGGACGTGGCCGCCGACAAGTGGAACGCGCTGGGCGAGATCGCCCGCCGCGAGGGCCTCAAGCTGTACACCCACAACCACGACGCGGCGTACGGCTTCCTGCTCGACGGGGGCCCGCTGGACGCCCAGGGCAACCCGACCCGCAGCTCCGGCATACGCAAGCTGGAGTACTTCCTGAAGATCACCGACCCGAAGGTGGTCTGGCTGGAGATGGACATCTTCTGGGCGCACGTGGCCCAGTACAAGTTCCACACGTACACGGCCCACGACGGCTCCACCCAGGAGAAGGTGTTCGATCCCGCCGGGCTCGTCGTCCGCAACAACAAGCGTTACCCGCTTTTCCACGCCAAGGACGGCGTCGTCAACACGACGAACGGCATGGGCTACGACATGGTGCCCTTCGGCACCGGCGTCATCGACTACACCACGTTCTTCTCGCGCGTCGGTGACCGGAACTACCACAACCCGATGGTCGAGCAGGACAACGCCCCGAGCGCCACGGATCCCGGGCAGTCACTCACGCACGCGAAGATCGGCTACGACAACCTCGCGGCCCTCCGCAAGCGGCGTCACTAG
- a CDS encoding OFA family MFS transporter, translated as MTTEPIATQGASAAADGSNRSYHEVTDARGRVYRIGETDRDILGHSRKFMVYLPWIAMMAISVFEYAYGSAEDTLSHAHGWTQSNTFWILSVWVFFQAGIAFPAGWLRERGILTARRAMYIGALMCVIGFLALSHLSNVLLAILGFGVIGGLGSGLVYATCINMVGKWFPERRGARTGFVNGGFAYGSLPFIFIFNYAFDTGNYHRVLDLIGCYVMIVVLSCAFFFKDPPKNWWPSDIDPLTYGGNSKTSAALAKNPPAVKQYTPKEAIRTGVLPLMWITLVMTAGVSIFGISFQVDFAKEVGFGPLVAASSMGIMAVINGIGRAVVGWLSDTWGRKLTLVFVIVVLGLAQFGVIWAGDIKSEWLFLFFAFLSGFGGGAFYPMFAALTPDYFGENYNATNYGLVYSGKLISGLFGGGLGSMVVAAWGYNGAYALAGGISMLAAAIALLLKQPGRDSEVRTPQPQPAS; from the coding sequence ATGACGACAGAACCCATCGCCACCCAGGGCGCGTCGGCCGCCGCCGACGGCTCGAACCGCTCGTACCACGAAGTCACCGACGCCCGGGGCCGTGTCTACCGGATCGGTGAGACGGACCGCGACATCCTCGGCCACTCCCGCAAGTTCATGGTGTATCTGCCGTGGATCGCCATGATGGCCATCAGCGTCTTCGAATACGCGTACGGCTCGGCCGAGGACACCCTGTCCCACGCCCACGGCTGGACACAGAGCAACACCTTCTGGATATTGAGCGTCTGGGTCTTCTTCCAGGCCGGCATAGCCTTCCCGGCGGGCTGGCTGCGGGAGCGGGGCATCCTCACCGCCCGCAGGGCCATGTACATCGGCGCGCTCATGTGTGTGATCGGCTTCCTGGCCCTCTCGCACCTGAGCAACGTGCTGCTGGCCATCCTGGGCTTCGGCGTCATCGGCGGCCTCGGCTCCGGCCTGGTGTACGCGACCTGCATCAACATGGTCGGCAAGTGGTTCCCCGAGCGCCGGGGCGCGCGGACCGGATTCGTCAACGGCGGATTCGCGTACGGCTCCCTGCCGTTCATCTTCATCTTCAACTACGCGTTCGACACCGGGAACTACCACCGTGTCCTGGACCTCATCGGCTGTTACGTGATGATCGTCGTGCTGTCCTGCGCGTTCTTCTTCAAGGACCCGCCGAAGAACTGGTGGCCCTCGGACATCGACCCGCTGACGTACGGCGGCAACAGCAAGACCTCCGCCGCCCTCGCCAAGAACCCTCCCGCGGTGAAGCAGTACACGCCCAAGGAGGCCATCAGGACGGGTGTGCTGCCCCTGATGTGGATCACGCTGGTCATGACCGCGGGCGTGTCGATCTTCGGGATCTCCTTCCAGGTCGACTTCGCCAAGGAAGTGGGCTTCGGACCGCTGGTGGCGGCGTCCTCCATGGGCATCATGGCCGTGATCAACGGCATCGGGCGGGCCGTGGTGGGCTGGCTGTCCGACACCTGGGGCCGCAAGCTGACCCTGGTGTTCGTCATCGTCGTGCTGGGGCTCGCGCAGTTCGGGGTGATCTGGGCCGGTGACATCAAGAGCGAGTGGCTGTTCCTGTTCTTCGCCTTCCTCTCCGGGTTCGGCGGCGGCGCGTTCTACCCGATGTTCGCGGCCCTGACCCCGGACTACTTCGGCGAGAACTACAACGCCACCAACTACGGCCTGGTGTACAGCGGCAAACTGATCAGCGGCCTGTTCGGCGGCGGTCTCGGCTCGATGGTGGTCGCGGCCTGGGGCTACAACGGCGCGTACGCACTGGCCGGTGGTATCTCGATGCTGGCGGCGGCGATCGCGTTGCTGCTGAAGCAGCCGGGACGCGACAGCGAGGTACGCACTCCCCAGCCGCAGCCCGCGAGCTGA
- a CDS encoding OFA family MFS transporter translates to MTTTDLSTSVPYREVTDRNGRLYRIGETDRDIMGRPRWTMVLFPWMGMLGISSSEYAFTSAEDTLHDAHLWGSGHIFWLMGVWIFFQAAVAFPAGQLRESGRLPARYAMMLGALGTVLGYLSLAFAPHVTVAYIGFGMFSGIGAGLVYATCVNMVGKWYPERKGGKTGLVNGGFAYGSVPFVFLFTSYMDLGNYQGVLVTVGLVCCAVVAFAGWFFKDPPKGWWPPHVDPLKVSDDPRIRRALEKNPPAVKQYTPKEAARTPVLWMMWFCLLCTAGINIFGIAFQVPFGKDMGFAGGIVATAMSLKAIVNGTGRGVIGWISDRFGRRNTLIIVCLVLGSAQFGVLVSGQMGSMPFFLFCSMVSGFGGGAIFPLFAAMTADYFGENNNASNYGMVYSSKLISGLVGSGMGAVVVGAWDYHGAFVLAGSIGLASAVLALFLKSPGRPKARSIVPNPQPLGEEMA, encoded by the coding sequence ATGACAACCACCGACCTATCGACCTCCGTCCCCTACAGGGAGGTGACGGATCGCAACGGCCGCCTGTACCGCATCGGTGAGACCGATCGGGACATCATGGGGCGACCACGCTGGACCATGGTGCTCTTCCCCTGGATGGGGATGCTGGGCATCAGCTCCTCGGAGTACGCGTTCACCTCCGCCGAGGACACCCTGCACGACGCCCATCTCTGGGGCAGTGGGCACATCTTCTGGCTGATGGGCGTCTGGATATTCTTCCAGGCCGCCGTCGCCTTCCCGGCCGGGCAACTGCGGGAGAGCGGACGGCTGCCCGCGCGGTACGCCATGATGCTCGGCGCTCTGGGCACGGTCCTGGGGTACCTCTCGCTCGCGTTCGCTCCGCATGTCACCGTCGCGTACATCGGCTTCGGCATGTTCAGCGGTATCGGCGCCGGCCTGGTCTACGCGACCTGCGTGAACATGGTCGGCAAGTGGTATCCGGAGCGCAAGGGCGGCAAGACGGGCCTGGTCAACGGCGGTTTCGCCTATGGCTCGGTACCCTTCGTCTTCCTGTTCACCTCGTACATGGACCTCGGCAACTACCAGGGAGTCCTGGTGACGGTGGGCCTGGTCTGCTGTGCCGTGGTCGCCTTCGCGGGCTGGTTCTTCAAGGACCCGCCCAAGGGGTGGTGGCCGCCGCACGTGGACCCGCTGAAGGTGTCCGACGACCCGAGGATCCGCCGGGCGCTGGAGAAGAACCCGCCGGCGGTGAAGCAGTACACCCCCAAGGAGGCCGCCCGTACGCCCGTTCTCTGGATGATGTGGTTCTGTCTGCTGTGCACCGCCGGGATCAACATCTTCGGCATCGCCTTCCAGGTGCCGTTCGGCAAGGACATGGGGTTCGCGGGCGGGATCGTGGCCACCGCGATGTCCCTGAAGGCGATCGTCAACGGCACGGGGCGCGGCGTGATCGGCTGGATCTCCGACCGCTTCGGACGCCGCAACACACTGATCATCGTCTGTCTGGTGCTGGGCTCCGCCCAATTCGGGGTGCTGGTCTCCGGTCAGATGGGCAGCATGCCGTTCTTCCTGTTCTGCTCCATGGTCTCCGGCTTCGGCGGAGGGGCGATCTTCCCGCTGTTCGCGGCCATGACGGCGGACTACTTCGGCGAGAACAACAACGCGTCCAACTACGGAATGGTCTACAGCTCGAAGCTGATCTCGGGCCTGGTGGGCTCCGGCATGGGCGCGGTCGTCGTCGGCGCGTGGGACTACCACGGGGCCTTCGTGCTCGCGGGCTCCATCGGCCTCGCCTCCGCCGTGCTGGCGCTGTTCCTCAAATCACCGGGCCGGCCCAAGGCCCGGAGCATCGTCCCCAACCCGCAACCGCTCGGCGAGGAGATGGCGTGA